The DNA region ATATAACTCCACCACCCTTACCCTTTACAGAACCATTTATAGGATTACTGTATCTGTCTAATGTAGTATTGTAATACTCTTCATAAGTATAATAACCACCAATAAAAATGGCTACACCCGTAATAGAATCGCTATAAAAATAATGGCGTGCTTGAGGCATTATTACAAAACCATGATTGTTGTATGTAGATTGTCCGGAACCACTTTTATTAGAAATTAAAGTATATGTTCCACCAATTGAAAAATAATTTTTAATAAAAAATCGTTCAACCGAAATGGGTATTGCCGCTGCTGCCCCTCCTAATGGGTTTAATTTAAAAATATTTTTATTATGAAAGTTTTTGGGTTGTGCTGTCAAAACTGTAAACGAAGAAATAAAAATTAACAATAAAAAAGTATACTTTGACATATTTTATTTAACCATTACTTTAGTAATAAAAGAATTATTGCGATTATTCAACTTAACTATATAAAAACCTGAGTTTTCAGTATTAATTTTTATTAGATTATCATTAGTAATGATATGCTTAATTAACTGTCCTATTTCGTTATAAACTTCAATTTTTGATTCTCCTATTAAATCTTGAATAAATATATTTTTTTCGCAACTAAAAACTTTTGCTTGGTAAGCATGTTGAATATTTATATCAAGCGGATATTCAAATGTTAAGTTATCGACATATAAAATACTATTGGGTTGAGGTGCATCTTTATCAGACGATAACATAATAATATTTAAATGTGTAGGAGTATCTTGATAATTTGTGTAATTAAGGGTAACCGTAAAAG from Bacteroidales bacterium includes:
- a CDS encoding DUF3575 domain-containing protein; this encodes MSKYTFLLLIFISSFTVLTAQPKNFHNKNIFKLNPLGGAAAAIPISVERFFIKNYFSIGGTYTLISNKSGSGQSTYNNHGFVIMPQARHYFYSDSITGVAIFIGGYYTYEEYYNTTLDRYSNPINGSVKGKGGGVIFGSQWFLKNGFVFDFYVGPGYTEYIRNSNYDNNVAKGGFLVSFTGPKNTGTKIKLGLSIGYSF